ttaattgtggGATTTCTCCTAGCCCTGCCCACGTGCCAATGTGCTGAAAGAATATAACCCCTAGTGTAGTCTTACATTCTGCAGAAATGACTTTTAAGAATGTAGGTTGTAttcatttgctagggctgccacaacaaattaCCACCCACTGGATgacttaataaattaattttctcacagttttggaggctaggaAGCCCAAGATTATGGTGTCACAAGGTTGGGTTCCTTCTCAGGGCTCTtgacttgcagatggccacctctGAGaactctgtgtcctcacatgggcTCTCCTCTATGCACCCATGTGCCTGGCGTCCCTTTATGTGTcttaatctcttcttataaggacaccagtcagactggattagagcccaccctaatgggggcctcattttaacttaattacctcttttggCCCTACCTCCaaatcagaatcacccagagTGCCGGTTAAAAAAGCAGTTACGCTCTGACCgaagggcctttgcactggctgttctttGAGTCAGGGACACTTTTCCCCCACATATCCACAAAGCTCCCTCTCTCACTACTTTTAAGACTtttctcaaatatcacctcctccaaGAGGGCTTCCCTGACCACTCTCTATCTCCCTacccactttattttttctccacaGCACACAGCCTTACCTGACATACTATATTTCACTTGCATATCTTATTTGTTATCTATATAAAATTCCAGCTCCATAAAGGCagggatttttatattttttgatcaTTGCTTTATCTTTGGCATCTAGAACAGGGCCAAATACATGTTAGGTATTCAGtaaaggtttgttgaatgaatgatcaaTCTCCACTTTCTGTGCCTGCACAGTCTCCTATCCTGCCTAGCACTCTTCGGTAAATCTTTAGCaagggaataaaattaaaaataatggctaaagTCCACTGTGTACTATGCTAATGGCTACCTGTGTTGTTAGTTGTCAACAGCCCCATAGTAGGGAGTCATCAGTGACCTGCCTTTTTGTGAAATGGGAGGACACAGAAGCCCAGGGAAGTGACATCACTTGCTAAAAACCACGCATCTGGAAGTGGCAGTGCCAAGATTTCACCCAAGCCCTCTGGCTGCAGCAGCCACATGCCCGACACCCATGCCACATAtcactttattgtggtttccCGCCTCTTATTTCCACCTCTCTCTCCTGGAACCTCTGTCCCCTTCGATTCCTGTGAATgtgtccctcttctctctcttcagaCCTGGATATGAGTCCAGGCTAACTGGATGACATGGACCAGAGAtgtcacctccctgggcctcagtttgctgCTCTGTGAAACAGGGATATTATAACACTACTTGACAAGGTTGTGGTGAGGGTTTCGTGAGATCACATGGGCCAGCATCTAATAAATAGAGACCACAAGGACAATGACTGTGACCTTCTTGGTCTCTGGGAGTCTCTCTTTCCCCTGGTCTTCATCTCCCCTGTCTTGGTCCCTGCACAAGTGCATCCCTCAGTCCCTCTGGGAGTCTTTGctgcctctctgtgtgtctctcctcctccttctcagggTTTCTTTCCTCCAGACTCCCTCTTGCTTCTCCTCGCCCCTCTCTGGACCCCCCATGAGCTGTTTTCTGGCAGGCTGTGAGGCTTAGAGGGAAACTCACAAGTAAACAGGGCAGCTGTGGCGTCTGGCCAGCAGAGAGTGGTGAGGCTTAGCCATGGGGGTGGAGGTTATGATCAAGTAAACACCAGGCTGATGAATTTCTCATCAACATCATCTTTGACTTTCCCTCAGTACACGGCAACAACTACACCATGGAAGAAAGCTTATCTGAGAAGGGTTGTCTTCCAGCTACTGATCCAATAAAGCACCACccagttggggtggggaggagggtagtCATGGCCCCAATAACAgagttctagaagaaaacaatcagggaaaaaataaaaagaaaagataaacaacaagatcctactctatagcacaggggactatattcaatatcttgtaatagcctacaatgaaaaagtataggaaagggaatatatatatatatatatatatatatatatatatatatatatatatatatatatatatatatctgattcactatgctgtataccagaaattaacacattgtaaacttaTGTCaatatagaaacattttttttaagaaaagaaataaaacttacaagCAACAGAATCTGAGAGTCTCCAAACAACAGGTGCGGTTGTTAAAGGAAGTCATGGAGCCTCGAAAGCTGCTCCACTCCTTAGTCATTCTCAGATTCCCAGCAGATTGCCACAGCTGCAGCGACCAACACTTAACTGGGTCCCCGGGTGCCGGTCCTGCTGCACACGGGAAACTCGCACCTCTCATGCTGGAGGTTTCAGCTGTGACTTTGTGGAAAGCACTTGGTGCAGAGGCCCCCTCACCCATCCTGGTTCCTCCCTCCAAAAGCCTTGTTCTGCCACATGGCGGACCTTGGTCTCTCCTGCCCTGGAATATGTCCACTGATGGCCGACAGCTTCTCCCTGTGAAAATCTGTGTCACTCAGATCCCCTCATCCTTCCTGGCTTTCACCTCATTCTGTCCCTATGCCTGGCAAGTCCCTCTTGCTCCCTTGCTTTCTGTTGAACACCTTCCTATGCCTGGTAAGTCCCTCTTGCTCCCTTGCTTTCTGTTGAACACCTTTGCAGGCTCTTCAGCCAGTCCTGGGTTCCAGTTCCAGCCTACCACTCATTGTCCACATAACCTTGGACAAGCCCCTCggcctctctgaacctcccatggctcatgtgtaaaatggagcTATTGCTAGACCCTGCTTCACAGGGTCTGGGGATGATACAGGGAAATGGATGTGGGTATAGCCCTGAGCATAGTGCTGGCCCTaaggagatgctcagtaaataagtCCCCTTGAGATCACTGCCTTAATCTTGTCAATTATCATGgctaacatgtcatcagcatatccCACGAACCAAGCTCTGTGCTGTTTGCAAACACAATTACAGTCCATGGCCCCTGGACAAGCACTGATGTCATTTCCTCttgacagatgaaaaaactgaggctaagaaagATTGAATAATAAGCCCACATCCACTCAGCGAGCAGGTGGTAAAGCCTGGCTTGAACCCAGGGCTGATTACTGAGACATTATCCAGGATGCTACCCACCCAGTGAACTGTGGTGGGGGGTGGATTTTGTGCTCAAGTCACCCCACTGCCAGACCCCATGACCCCAATATTATAACACAGATGTCTGATTTACCTCTTCAGGGAGATGAACAAGCAGAAAACCTCACAGATCACCCTATGACCACAGGTGTACTTTTATTAATGGGTTTCCAGAAAGTACCCGATGTGCAGGTGAATCCAGGGACCTTGGCCAGGAACCATGGCTTTAAGAGACTGAAACTGAGATCCATCCCATCTTGAGGCCTTAtttacatctgtaaaataagaaagtaagGTAAACTTGACCAGGTGATCTGGAAGATGCTGGGTAGCTCCCAGatgcactcatttattcattcattctattgAGTATTTATTAAGGCAGTGTAGGGCAGTGGTTAAGGGCAAAGACTAGACTGGGGCAGACCCaagttggaatcccagctctgctgcctgccagctgtgtgaccacagaCAAGTCACCTAACTTCTCTGAACATCAGTTGCTGCCTTTGCAAATCAGGAACAAGAATGGTACTTAGGAAAGCAATGAGAGTTAAATGACATGAAGCACATAAATATACTTGTGGAACAGCCTTAGCCCTGCCCTCACAGGCTCATGGTCCAGAAGGAGAGACTGACCCAACCCCAGTCAGTGATGACTCAGAGTaggcagggctgggatgggggcaCTCAGAGAAGGCTGACCCAGCCTGAGGGTCTGgcggacttcctggaggaggagatatTAGAGCTGAACAATAAAGAACACCATAAGCACTTGAGACACAGGAATCGCCCATTTGAATGACCTATTATTGGTCTGTGGACACTCTTCCCGCTAACATCCCCTGACCTGCTCTGTGGCcacctggccctgtgctgggtgatGCTGGGAACATCATCACCTGGGGCTGACCTCCTGAGGCTCACAGATTACCAGTGAGGACAGACATCAAACAATCCACTATCCAAATCATTACttcaaaaggaaattacagaggggtaaaataggagtttgggatttgcaatactaactactatatataaaacagatcaacaacaaggccctactgtttggcacagggaactatattcaatatcttgtaataacctataatgagaaagaatatgaaaaataatatatatatgtatagctgaatcactaggctgaacaccagaaacttacacaatgttgtaaatcaacaatatttcaattaaaaaaaaaacatttttcccctagaaaaaaaaaaggaaattacagaaagCTGGGAAATCACACCACAAAAAGACCTTTCCTCTGACATTCATAAATTCCTCCCTTTGTCCCTTCCCAACCTTGAGCCCAACCACAGAGATGATACATTCACTCAATAAGCATGTATTAAGCTCTTTCCGAAGGCAAGACCTAGTATCTGCCATCAAGGAGTCCTCAAAAGACTTTGTTCAGACTTCGCTCCCTGATCAGCTCAAGACAATGTGAACTGATGGGGATAGCCTCTATTCAATTGACAGCAACCAGAGGAGCATCCTAAAACATTTCTCATTTGCCCCTCTCTTGCTTTtacccttcagtggctccctattgcTCCGACGACAAAGACCAATGGGCTGATATTGACCTACATGACTGGGTGCTTAACCCAGTGAGACCTGACACCCACTTTATCTAACATTTTGAGATGCCCCTTGAGGATTCTGAAATTAAGTTCCTAGGTAATAGAGcccaccaacacacacattttatttttgaaaattggaaaGGTGGGGGTATAGCTTGTGGTAGGGCACGTGCTTGgtgtgtacaaggtcctgggttcaatccccagtgcctccaaaaagaggaaaaataaaataaaataaataaataaataaataaataaataaataaataaataaattaaaatatattgaaaagaaaagaaaagaaaattatgatcATGTCCTAACTGAACtgcaaaggagaaattaaaagacagcagtttataataaaaaaatttatcttcatCTATAAATGCTCAAGCATGGCCACTGGAAAGAGCATCTCATCAGGCAGGTACTCGCATCTTTGTGTAGACTCACCATGAATAGGAAATAGGAATAAACTGTGTTGTTTGGACAAGCACCACAATCCGCATTGCCTGGGGTGATGTGGTTTCTGGAAATAGTGAACAACTTTGGATAAGGTTCCTACCAAAATCAAGAAGCAGGCCATGGTGTATACAACAGTTATATTCCAGGAAAAGTCAGTGTATCTTAAAATATTGCAAAAGCACTTAGAGTTTATATGTAAAACATAGCTCGGTTCTAGACTCAGGCCGGCATAAATGGGTTTTTCTACATACATGGGTGTCCAGTGGGACATTGAAAAGTCAAGTGGGTCCCGGGACAGATCTTGGTCATATGGTTATCTGGCATCCCTGGTCCCTGTCCACTACATCCAGTCACCCCTCCAATCACTGTAACAAACCCAAAATGACCCCATCATTTCTAAAACATCCCCTGAGGGAGGTCACAGTCTGATGGTATCCAGCCCCTGCATCCCGGGCTGGCCTAATCTGGGGACTGTCACCCCATTCTGGCCACTCCAGCCCCCTTGCTGTCCCCAGACTTCAGGGCTCCATATCTCGTGTTCCTTTTCCTGGAAGACTGTTCTATGTGATCTCAGCTTCCGGTCAcctctcccagctcagcctctctcAGAGCACCCTGTCTGTGTAATCGGGTCTTTATGGGCTGTTGTTTTCTCATTAGCCGGCTAGACTGGTTGTTTGTGAAACAGGCACAGGGTAGATGTGGTCACTGCTGAGTTTCCAGCGTCCAATACAAGGGACTTCAATGATTGTATGTTGAGTGGTCAAGGAGACCAACTGGGGAGCACAGGTGGAAGAAGAATTCCTGGAGTTGGCATGGGCGGGAGGCAAGGCTTTTACTTGGtcctgaagctcagaaaggaTCTGGGAAAATGTGCCAGGCCAAGGGGGAAGTGTGGGCATTCTAAATGAGTCTGTCATGCCAGGGTCCTCTTCTGCTTCTAAGATCAATTTCTAGTGTCTCTGAAGTCAGAGCTGGGTGTcaatcccaactctgccatttccctgctgtgtgactttgagtatcttccttaacctctctgagcctcatagacttttctataaaatggaaacactgGTGCCTGCCTCCTTGAATGGTTATGAGGCTCAAAGAGACCCTTTTTCAAAAACAATGAACACTCTGGTGCACTCTCAAGAAATCTGTGTTGAATCAGTGGCTCCTAATTCCAGATGTGACcaaaaaaataggttttaatcCAAAAGAGATAGGAGGAGCATTTGCTTTGGAGTTGCGAGCCCTGGCTATGCCACTTGCGTGTTATGTTACTCTGGGCCAGTAGGAGTTTTCCCCTCTGAGCTTCAGCAACTTGTCtagaaaatggtaactatgttACCCACGCAGGAGTTGTTGTGGGAGTGAAATCAGATCATGAAGGTAACTGTGGGAGCCCAGCAACCAGCTCATAGTCAGGGACTGTTGTTATTATTAGGAATGGCTCTAGAGAGGGCAGCCCCCAGCCttgaagggaggaggggggttgGGGGCATTTGCAGACATCGGACTTTATTGaccagataaagaaactgaggcccagggagaaggGCCTTTCCAGATCACAGCACCTGGCAGTTAGAGCAAGGACGAGAGACGAGGGGAATGACCCCCTTCCAGTTATCCATGGGGGATTAAAGTCAGATGGGGACCAAGGGTGAGGAGTGGGCCCTTTAAATCCTAAGCTCCACCTTTGTTCAGAAGGGTCTTTGAGGAGTATAAAAAGGGGTTcagctcctctctgctccagAAAACCATCTGCTGCTTCTGTCCACTGGGGCCCTagcccctctctctccagccaccTACACCACTGCCAGGGGGCTATGCAGCTGCCACCCTTCGACATGTGGAAAGGACTACTTCAACCTGAGCCAGGTGGTGTTGGCCCTGATCCAGAATCGGGGGCAAGGGCAGGAGGCCCCAGGGACTGGGGAACCGAGACCTGAGGCCCAGCAAGAGCAGGGGCCGGGAGGGCAGGGGCCTAGTGGGGGCCTGGCCACCCTCTGCAACTTCTGCAAGCACAATGGGGAGTCTCGCCACGTGTACTCCTCGCACCAGCTGAAGACCCCGGAGGGTGTGGTGGTGTGTCCCATCCTGAGGCACTATGTGTGTCCCCTGTGCGGGGCCACAGGTGACCAGGCCCACACGCTCAAGTACTGCCCGCTCAACGGGGGCCAGCAGTCTCTCTACCGCCGCAGTGGGCGCAATTCGGCCGGCCGCAAGTTCAAGCGCTGAGGACCATGAGGTGCTCAGCCCCcgcacccccagccctcctggttCAGTCCTACCAAGTCCCTGGACTCACCCCACCTCCCTTGGAGTCACCCAGCCCTTTGGAatgtctgacctccagaactcCATCCCTGCTGGATCCTGAAACAATGGAGTCTGTGGAGagccaggccagccctgccccttgGACCTCTCAGCCCTAAGGTTTCTGTCCTGGAGATATCCGTGGATTCTGGGTACAGCAGGACCCCGGCCCCTTGGACCGCACAGCCCTGTGGATCCTTCTGGGCCACGGTTCATGGATCTTTAGTCCTTCTgggccaccagccctgcccctttGACTTCTTAGCCCCTGGGGTTCCATTCCTTTTGGAATTCTTGGACCCTTGGACCTACAGAACCCCACTGTGCTCTCCCAGTCCGCCCCTCAGAATGTGGAGAGAGGGAACAGGCTGGCTTGGACCTTCCAGCCCAAGAACTTCAAGATGGGATCCTGACTTCAACCCGCCCTCTCCACCTTCTTCAGCCACTGGCAGATCCACCGTTTCATCGTGGACGGCACGGATgggtcctgccctgccctcaaCAGCCCATCCatcaggagctggagggaggaggggccacAGCAGCGGGGCGCCTTGTCTTTGCAGGCTTATCAGGGGGTGGAGGGCTTTGGGGTGAGCCAACAGCCGATACCCTTGAACTCCCCCTGGTTGTTCTTCCCATCATTCATTTCATTCCGTTTCACTGCACTCCTGCCCCCAACGGCAAATCACCGACGGATCCTTTCCCCAGCGAGAAGGCGTCTCtctgccacctcccacccacctgcaAGTCGTGATAGTTTTGTAAAGTTCCTttgtttcctcctgcaacagtAAAGTCCACGAAGCTCCCACAGGAAAAGTGGTTTTAGTGCCCAGATGGGAATGGCAACTGCCTAGATTTTATTTTAGGGGCAAAAAAAGAGCCCCGAGTCAGATTTTAAGTTCGGTTTTTGGCTCAGGGCTGGGCCCGAGTGTTGAGCTCTAGTGAATAAAGAGCGTTTCTGGTTGACTTTGAAAACCCTATGTCTGTTTCttcagaggctgggggaggggggacccaTATTTGCCCCAAAACATGGGAAGCGGGAGGTGGAGCAGGAAGGAGTCCTTGGTCCCTCCCACGAACGTGCCCCCCCACATTCTCGGACACAGGTCACCTGTAGACTGGACACCAACACCCAACCTTCACCTTGATCCCAGATTCCGTTTCTGCATCCTTCTTCGGGCTCTGTCCAGGGTCCCCTCTCACCCTACTAGAGCCCAGGTCTTCCAGGACCAACTTTACAGTTGTTCTTAAACTCTGGGCTCCTAGACCCCACTGGAGAGGTGACAAAAACTGTGGTCTCCCACCCTGGGGAAATGTGCAGGTGCACAAAATGTTGCATGTAATAAATATCAGGGcttcttttattctgttgttCCATGtgtatttattgagctcctgctTTATTCCAGGCACCGTTCTGGACATTGGCAGGCATAGCAGTGAGCAAAGCAGACAAGACCCCTGTCCTTATGAAGGTGACATTCTAGGTGGGAAGAGGGTGCAGTGACAACCACTGAATAAACAGAGAATATCATGTCAGGTGggtgataagtgctgtgaaggaaaaggGGGCAGAGTGGAAGgatgaagagggaaggagaggctgtTTTATACGGGGTGCTCAGAGGAGGCCTTTCTGTGGAGGTGACTCTTGAGAAGAGTCCGAATACATTGAGGAAAACAGGagaagggtgttccaggcagaggagatggTGCGTTCAAAGGCCCCAAGGTAGAATTGGCTCTGGTGTGTTTGCAGAATAAGCAGGAGGCCGGCTGAGTAAGAGATAAGATCAGAGAGGCAAGGAGGGGTACGTATAGGAATATAGGtatagtggtagagtgcatggttagcatgcacaaggccctgggttcaaccccagtacctccactgaaaaaagaaaagaaagaaaagagaggcaaaATGGGGAGAGTTCAGACTCTTGCAGACCTTGGGTGAGAATTTGACCTTCGATGTGCATTCTGCAGACTCTGAAATCCAGCTTGGACTCCCCTCACACAGACACTAGTcacatagaaataaaagagacacCCCCATCTTAAGGATCTCTGCTCACAGGTCCTTTTCCAAAAATGCATAACAGAGATCCCCAAGTTCCCCCCCAAAACAATAGCCAAAAGggaccccccccaaccccagagctGTGGTGTACGTATGCGGCAGGTGGAGCTCTGCACAGCAGTGCCCTGGAGGAAGGTTCAGAGGAAGCGTGGGCTCTACCAGGGAGGAAGCTGATGGCCTCTCAGATGGGATGATGGAAGAGGGCTGAACAGTTTAAACAAGGGCAAAGCGTGGGCAGCAGTTGTGAAAAGTCACAAGAGGTGGGGCACTTAGTCCTCAGGGGAATTACGACAGGTTGAGGGAGTGCACTTTagactggaggagagggagacCTCGGCATCTTGGCTGAGGTCAGTCTAGGAGGTGGAGGACATGAAGTGCCTGGGGCCATCCAAGGTGAAGCATTGAGGAGGCTGCTCAACCTCTGATCTGGGGCTGTGAGGCTGGAGACAGACAACTACGGATCaagttttggttttgtgttttaatgaagtgttttaatgaattttaatttattcagcagATAATGAAGTGGCAGGGTAGCTGGCAAGAGCTGAGGACACTGAAGGAGCTGAAGGAATACATGGACCCTGACCTTGATCTCCGGCCCCTCACACGTAACTGCACAGCTCCGTACACCTCAGCCGATGGCTGCTCACCTGCAGCCTTCTCATGAGCTCCAGACCAGATTTAGACCCACTACTCCCTTTACCCAGACTCTCATGGAGCCATGGCCTCCTTTGGATGCCCAGGGGAAGAAAAATGTCTCAGTGACAACCAGTTCTCTGACCCAGGTCTCAGCTGGGGCCATGGGGTCAGTTAGGACATGGGGAGTGTAAGGTGTTTTTGGATTGAACTGTGTGCCcaactccccccccaaaaaataataataaagtcctATCCCTTAGAAATTtggaatgtgatcttatttggaaacagagtcaTTAACGATGTAATCACTTAAGATGAGGCCATCCTGGAGGAGGGTGGACCCTACATCCAACATGACTGCTGttcttgtaagaagaggagagagaaacatggagggaggaagacagaggcagagatgggcgTGATGCTGCCAAGGAAGCTAACGGAGCCCGGGgctcccagaagctggaagagacaaggaaggatccTCCTCTAGAAACTTTGGAGAGAGTGCAGCACCACCAACagcttgatttcagatttctagcctccagaattgggAAAGGATgcatttctgtggttttaagccacccagattCTGGccctttgttatggcagcctttGCAAACTGAGATGTTGGGCACCTGGGGGAGGCATCCAGGATGCTGTTGGTGCCATAGGAGTCTGGGCTGAGGTGAGGCTTGGGTTTAACTCAGGTCTGGAGCCCATGAGAAGGCTGGAGACAGGGAGCCCCTGGCAGAGATGAGGTGGGGAGAGCTCTGCAGGCGTGGGTGCGGTGATACAGGAGGATGCAGGAGGTCAGAGGGCAAGGGTCCTGGGATGAGGGTGAATTAGGGAAGGCTTCCAAAGGCCTATTTTCCAAACTGTGGGTCCTGACCCATTCATGGGTCCAAAAAATAGTGGGTTACAACCAgcattaaacaaagaaacaaaataaaacagaatgggaaaatatCAGAATGCATTGTAGGGAGTAAAGTAAGTATTGCTTTGAGGAACTTTTGCttcagttatatattttcagAGGTTGTTGAGACATGCCGCAGGATAGTGGAAATTGCTCAGTTTTGAAGCCAGCCAGTCTGGGTTCAGATTCTCCCACTCATCGTGTAACTTTGGacaggttacttaacttctctgggccttagttttcttctctgtaaaatggggattaacCCTAGTATCTGCCTCACTGTAGTGTTATGAGTATTAACTGTTGAAACAGTTCCTGGCATGTAATATTTGCTCTGTTCGTATGACTAAGATTATTCTTTTGTGATCTTTTgtttcaggtgtgtgtgtgtttgtggtagaaaatgatgtaaaataaattCCTCATCGTGGGTTACGGTAAAAAGTGAAAGGAACTGGATCTAGGAAAGGAAGTCTCAGCTCTCTCTGTTCTCTAAATCTTTCACCCTATTGAATCAGGCCTGCCCAGATTATCTAGGATAATCTTCCTTAAAGTCAACTAAGTATAGACTTTAATtgcatctacaaaataccttcatgGCAACACTGGGATTAGTGTTTGAAAACCTGGGACTGTAGCCTAGTCAGGTGAACACATCCAACTGGCCATTACAGCCATagacagaagaaataaaggagTTGTAGAGCATGTTAGctgataaaggaggaaagaaaggtagAACAGGGTAAGAGGGATCAGGAGTTATGAAGATGGAAAGGTCTCAcaaagaagatgacatttgaaccAAGAATTCCAGGAGCAAGGGAGCAAGCCACGTGGGTACCTGGGGCAAGAGCAATCCAAGTAAGGGGAGGGGtgtatgcaaaggccctgaggcaggaatgtttGTGGACCTTTCAAGGAACAGTAAGGAGCGGGTGGGAGAAGCTCAGAGAGAGGCCACAGTGTTGAAGAttttggcttttcctctgagtGTGATGGGGACCACAGGTGGCCTCTGAGCCAGGGATCAGGCCTCTTGATCAGACATGTTTTAATGGGATTACTTTTGTTGGGGTTTGAAATTATACCTCTAggttctgtatagcacagggaactatattcaatatcttgtaataacgtttaatgaaaaagaatatgaaaatgaatgtatgtatgtctatgcatgactgggacattgtgctgtacgccagaaattaacacagtgtaactgactatacttcaattaaaaaagaaaagaaaagaaagtatacCTCTAGGAGGTCAAGAGCGGAAGCAGGGAAACCAGTCAGAAGGTGACTACAACTAGTCCTGGTGAGAGGCAGTGGCGGGGATCAGGTAGTAATGGGCTGGGAAGAGATGGTCAGATTCCAGATGTATTTTGAGGGGGGAGCTGACAGGATTTCCTGATGGGCATGTGACTTCCGTTTGAGACTTCTAAGTGGGTTTTACGTAGGCCATTGTATGTGGTGAAAGTGGAGCCCGGGAGAAGGGTCTGTATTCGTTAGAATGActaaaagaaaagggagagagggagagaggaaagaagggagaagagacaaaaagGACAGATTGAAAGACACgtaaagagagaaacaggaagattAACCTAAACGTGATCTCTCAACATACTCAATACAGATTCACAATAAAAAGACTTTACTTAATGGAGCTGCTCTTGCCCGCGACTTTTTGTAAAAACAATTCTCCTAAATGGCCCAGATTCTGGTTAACATTGGAAATCAGCTTTAACCTATGGTCACTAATCACCAGGACCCCTGGACTCTCTCATATGTACAGAAATTCAATTTCTGAGACCCACAAAATAGAAGGCACCGGTGACCACGGTGGACACATGAGGTTCAGGGATTCAGCCTTAGGCTGACACCTCAGGGAACAGCAGGAACTCTGTGGGGTTCTAGGTCCCCCTTTAATGGATCTAATTTTCCTTCCTGGTCCCAAGTGGGTGGAGAACTGGCCTCTTCCCCTCCTAAACCCAAAGTGGTACTTGAGGGAGGAGGTGCCACTTAAGCATTTGCTTCTCTGCATGGAGTCCAGCCTCCGTCTCCTCCTCTGTTCTGCTCTTGAACACAGAGTGGGCAGGGTGTCTCTGCCTGCTCTGAGCTCAGGAGGCTGCCCTGTGtg
This region of Camelus ferus isolate YT-003-E chromosome 9, BCGSAC_Cfer_1.0, whole genome shotgun sequence genomic DNA includes:
- the NANOS2 gene encoding LOW QUALITY PROTEIN: nanos homolog 2 (The sequence of the model RefSeq protein was modified relative to this genomic sequence to represent the inferred CDS: deleted 1 base in 1 codon) translates to MQLPPFDMWKDYFNLSQVVLALIQNRGQGQEAPGTGEPRPEAQQEQGPGGQGPSGGLATLCNFCKHNGESRHVYSSHQLKTPEGVVVCPILRHYVCPLCGATGDQAHTLKYCPLNGGQQSLYRRSGRNSAGRKFKR